The following proteins are encoded in a genomic region of Variovorax paradoxus:
- a CDS encoding beta-ketoacyl-[acyl-carrier-protein] synthase family protein — translation MPPRISPLQISAFTATSAVGVGKEPLAEALAQSRSGLRANDFGDAPLPTWIGRVDGIEDIRLPEDLASWDCRNNRLAWLGLHADGFPEAVAAARAKYGPSRIALILGTSTSSIGETELAYTQLDADGLFPVNQRRPAVHTPHSLAMFVQQVLGLTGPSETISTACSSSAKVFASAERLIRLGLADAAVVGGVDTLCGSVLFGFNSLELVSSEPCRPFDASRKGISLGEAAGFALLERVQDDAASPLRLLGYGEASDAHHMSTPHPEGLGAERALDEALARAGLAPDAIDYINMHGTASQKNDEVEGALVARRFPATTHASSTKGFMGHTLGAAGIVESVISLLAIERGLMPGTVNTNELDTGFGPQIKLQPAHGEVRYALTNSFGFGGNNCSLVFGKATA, via the coding sequence GTGCCGCCCCGCATTTCTCCCCTTCAGATCAGCGCCTTCACGGCCACGTCGGCCGTCGGTGTCGGCAAGGAGCCGCTCGCCGAGGCGCTCGCGCAGTCGCGCAGCGGTTTGCGCGCCAACGATTTCGGCGATGCGCCGCTGCCCACCTGGATCGGCCGGGTCGACGGGATCGAAGACATTCGCCTGCCCGAGGACCTCGCCTCCTGGGACTGCCGCAACAACCGGCTCGCCTGGCTCGGCCTGCATGCCGACGGGTTTCCCGAGGCCGTGGCGGCCGCGCGGGCCAAGTACGGGCCCTCGCGCATCGCACTCATCCTGGGCACCTCGACCTCGAGCATCGGCGAAACCGAACTGGCCTATACCCAACTCGACGCCGACGGGCTTTTTCCCGTGAACCAGCGGCGCCCCGCGGTGCACACGCCCCATTCGCTGGCCATGTTCGTGCAGCAGGTGCTAGGTCTCACCGGCCCCAGCGAGACGATATCCACCGCCTGCTCGTCGAGCGCGAAGGTGTTCGCTTCGGCCGAGCGGCTGATCCGCCTCGGGCTGGCTGACGCCGCCGTGGTGGGCGGGGTCGACACGCTGTGCGGCAGCGTGCTGTTCGGCTTCAATTCGCTCGAACTGGTGTCGAGCGAACCCTGCCGGCCTTTCGACGCGAGCCGCAAGGGCATCAGCCTCGGCGAGGCGGCCGGCTTCGCGCTGTTGGAGCGCGTGCAGGACGATGCCGCGTCGCCGCTGCGGCTGCTCGGCTATGGCGAAGCCAGCGATGCGCACCACATGTCGACGCCGCACCCGGAAGGCCTGGGCGCCGAACGCGCGCTCGACGAGGCGCTGGCGCGCGCGGGCCTGGCGCCCGATGCCATCGACTACATCAACATGCACGGCACGGCGAGCCAGAAGAACGACGAGGTCGAAGGCGCGCTGGTGGCGCGCCGCTTTCCGGCCACCACCCACGCCAGCTCGACCAAGGGTTTCATGGGCCACACGCTGGGCGCGGCGGGCATCGTCGAATCGGTGATCAGCCTGCTCGCCATCGAACGCGGCCTGATGCCGGGCACCGTGAACACGAACGAACTCGACACGGGCTTCGGCCCGCAGATCAAGCTGCAGCCCGCGCATGGCGAGGTCCGCTACGCGCTGACCAACTCCTTCGGCTTCGGCGGCAACAACTGCTCGCTGGTGTTCGGCAAAGCCACCGCATGA
- a CDS encoding AmpG family muropeptide MFS transporter, protein MDNPGFMSAQPAETPTASSLPWRDALKVYLEPATLRMLALGFSAGLPLLLVLGTLSFRLREAGIDRTTIGYLSWVGLAYGFKWVWAPLVDRLPLPPLTTLLGRRRGWLLLAQGLVIAGLIGMALNDPRQGLVPLIWCALLVAFGSATQDIALDAFRIESAETRKQAALAAAYQTGYRLAMIWAGAGVLWVAAWAEVAPVAGVTGAAAYQNAAWKTAYLVMAASMAVGVLTVLLSPEPVRRALPKARNAAEWLQSVLIEPFADFIRRYKWQAALILSLIAIYRISDVVMGIMANPFYVDMGFTKDEVATVSKIYGVVMTLVGAFVGGVLSMRLGVMRVLMLGAVLSAASNLLFAWLASRGHDLTALIAVVSADNLAGGIASAAFIAYLSSLTNISYSATQYALFSSLMLLLPKFIAGYSGVFVDAYGYAQFFTATALLGVPVLLLVGLAARITTTTSPSDRQ, encoded by the coding sequence ATGGACAATCCGGGGTTCATGTCTGCCCAGCCCGCCGAAACCCCCACCGCCTCTTCCCTGCCCTGGCGCGACGCGCTGAAGGTCTATCTCGAGCCCGCCACCCTGCGCATGCTGGCGCTCGGCTTTTCGGCCGGCCTGCCGCTGCTGCTGGTGCTGGGCACGTTGAGCTTCCGGCTGCGCGAGGCGGGCATCGACCGCACCACCATCGGCTACCTGAGCTGGGTCGGCCTGGCCTACGGCTTCAAGTGGGTCTGGGCGCCGCTGGTCGACCGGCTGCCGCTGCCGCCGCTGACCACGCTGCTCGGGCGCCGGCGCGGCTGGCTGCTGCTGGCGCAGGGGCTGGTGATCGCGGGGCTGATCGGCATGGCGCTCAACGACCCACGCCAAGGTCTCGTGCCGCTGATCTGGTGCGCGCTGCTCGTGGCTTTCGGTTCGGCCACGCAAGACATCGCGCTCGACGCCTTCCGCATCGAGTCGGCCGAAACCCGCAAGCAGGCCGCGCTCGCGGCCGCTTATCAAACGGGCTATCGCCTCGCGATGATCTGGGCCGGCGCGGGCGTGCTGTGGGTTGCGGCCTGGGCCGAGGTGGCGCCGGTGGCCGGTGTCACAGGCGCGGCGGCGTACCAGAACGCGGCCTGGAAAACAGCGTACCTGGTGATGGCCGCGTCGATGGCGGTGGGCGTGCTCACGGTGCTGCTCTCGCCCGAGCCCGTGCGCCGCGCGCTGCCCAAGGCAAGGAACGCGGCCGAGTGGCTGCAAAGCGTGCTCATCGAGCCCTTTGCCGACTTCATCCGCCGCTACAAGTGGCAGGCCGCGCTGATCCTCTCGCTGATTGCCATCTACCGCATCAGCGACGTGGTGATGGGCATCATGGCCAATCCGTTCTATGTGGACATGGGCTTCACGAAGGACGAGGTGGCCACGGTCAGCAAGATCTACGGCGTGGTCATGACGCTGGTCGGCGCCTTTGTCGGCGGCGTGCTGTCGATGCGACTGGGCGTGATGCGCGTGCTGATGCTGGGCGCGGTGCTCAGCGCCGCGAGCAACCTGCTCTTTGCCTGGCTGGCCTCGCGCGGGCACGACCTCACGGCGCTGATTGCGGTGGTGTCGGCCGACAACCTCGCCGGCGGCATCGCCTCGGCGGCGTTCATTGCCTACCTGTCGAGCCTGACGAACATCAGTTATTCCGCCACGCAGTACGCCCTGTTCAGCTCGCTGATGCTGCTGCTGCCGAAGTTCATTGCGGGCTACTCGGGCGTTTTTGTCGACGCTTACGGCTACGCGCAATTCTTTACCGCCACGGCCCTCCTCGGGGTGCCGGTGCTGCTGCTGGTGGGGCTGGCCGCCCGGATCACCACGACCACAAGTCCCTCAGACCGTCAATAG
- a CDS encoding YncE family protein: protein MGTAPAGISFSLAALAGNQRPGTSVSHMVKVDVTHAGGFDGPLYLAVDDPQQILTQGSGLSLVRIDASSYAAVLNTSASLAPGKYQGTFPAYLCKDPACAGRYASSRVSLPYLVNVTPNPLTAFTWMSTRATAHVGAADPSGVDVQISGPAGGWKASTSSRWLQLTPSEGTLPATLRARFAIQGMAAGIYQDQLVVRSADGQEARVGFTLELLPTQFRVSTAAFSFTGVNGATIPPQTLTFDLDNGVSASWTANTAAPWLLLAPGSGITPGLLTARVDASKSSLASGAHATSIELASAGYPSKTVNAALTLAKPTFSAPSTTVTLGGPKGRDEVAQSVSVSLNTGANKWPWTLSAPLITWATVSPTSGSVDASGTPLSFSPVVSAAAPGTHSGVATVSAKVNGDTVSLPLTVVLNRDKRQLLSSEWGIGFASTPAGSVLTRTLRVTDNFEGALPWTATSSAPWLSVTSGGTTGTGPDLVLVANPVLAATGALSHATVTLKTSNPGVADAIIHVGLWRSSEGLSALTTLPTDYVNAVADTIRPYVYAHNGGSSIDIYNAHLGTKIGTIANAGTTLAEMAIAPDGSKLYAVDTGSKAIVVVDLATASKTDAWPLQGSTYSSLSLLAIRTNGKDIVLVGDGGAYADGRRIATLSPSGFGNVVYAASSDGRRLFSHDRGLSPSGVQALDLDYSAMGGGTLMAKATAGASFINGSSNGRGIAVNADATALYIASGAPYLCSSVNPVNLAFIASLPGGDAYPNNVKVTRDGRAICGISGLYSSADVWVHAPDGSLLKSFKFAGYARNLLERQLVVTPDGMTAVGLTSDPRMAFIPLGAP from the coding sequence ATGGGCACCGCCCCGGCCGGCATCAGCTTTTCGCTGGCGGCGCTCGCCGGCAACCAGCGGCCCGGCACCAGCGTCAGCCACATGGTGAAGGTCGACGTCACTCATGCAGGCGGTTTCGATGGCCCGCTCTATCTGGCGGTGGACGATCCGCAGCAGATACTGACCCAGGGCAGTGGCCTCAGCCTGGTCCGCATCGACGCGTCGAGCTACGCCGCAGTCCTGAACACCTCGGCCAGTCTCGCACCGGGCAAGTACCAAGGGACGTTCCCCGCCTATCTCTGCAAGGATCCGGCCTGTGCCGGACGCTACGCGAGCTCACGGGTTTCCCTGCCCTACCTTGTCAACGTCACGCCCAACCCGCTGACGGCCTTCACGTGGATGAGCACCCGCGCGACCGCTCACGTGGGCGCAGCCGATCCGTCCGGGGTCGACGTGCAAATCAGTGGGCCCGCAGGCGGCTGGAAGGCCAGCACCAGCAGCAGGTGGCTCCAACTCACCCCTTCGGAAGGCACGCTGCCCGCCACCCTCAGGGCGCGGTTCGCCATCCAGGGCATGGCTGCCGGGATCTATCAGGACCAGCTGGTCGTGCGGTCGGCGGATGGCCAGGAGGCCCGGGTCGGGTTCACGCTGGAACTGCTGCCCACGCAGTTCCGGGTCAGCACCGCGGCTTTCTCGTTCACCGGCGTCAATGGCGCAACCATCCCGCCGCAGACGCTGACATTCGATCTGGACAACGGTGTATCCGCGAGCTGGACGGCCAACACCGCTGCGCCATGGCTACTCCTCGCGCCAGGGTCGGGCATCACACCGGGCTTGCTGACCGCGCGGGTCGACGCGAGCAAGTCCAGCCTGGCCTCGGGCGCTCACGCCACGAGCATCGAGCTTGCCTCGGCCGGGTACCCGAGCAAGACCGTGAACGCCGCGCTCACGCTCGCGAAGCCGACCTTTTCGGCGCCGTCCACCACCGTCACGCTCGGTGGCCCCAAAGGTCGCGACGAGGTCGCGCAGTCGGTCTCGGTGAGCCTGAACACCGGCGCCAACAAGTGGCCCTGGACCCTGTCTGCGCCGCTCATCACGTGGGCCACCGTGTCGCCCACGTCCGGCAGCGTCGACGCGAGCGGCACGCCGCTGAGCTTCTCGCCGGTCGTGAGCGCCGCCGCGCCCGGCACCCATTCCGGCGTTGCGACGGTCTCGGCCAAGGTCAACGGCGACACGGTCTCGCTGCCGTTGACGGTGGTCCTGAACCGGGACAAGCGGCAGCTTCTTTCTTCTGAATGGGGCATCGGCTTCGCCAGCACGCCGGCAGGATCGGTGCTCACCAGAACCCTTCGGGTCACCGACAACTTCGAAGGTGCCCTGCCATGGACCGCCACCTCCAGTGCGCCATGGCTCTCGGTGACGAGCGGCGGCACGACCGGCACCGGACCGGATCTGGTGCTCGTCGCCAATCCGGTGCTGGCAGCGACTGGCGCACTCAGCCATGCGACGGTCACGCTGAAAACCTCGAATCCCGGCGTTGCGGACGCGATCATCCATGTCGGCCTGTGGCGTTCCAGCGAGGGTCTGAGCGCGCTGACGACGCTACCCACGGACTACGTGAACGCCGTCGCCGACACGATTCGGCCCTACGTCTACGCACACAACGGTGGCAGCTCGATCGACATCTACAACGCCCATCTCGGCACGAAGATCGGCACCATCGCGAACGCGGGGACCACGCTGGCGGAGATGGCCATCGCACCCGATGGAAGCAAGCTCTACGCAGTGGACACCGGCAGCAAGGCCATTGTCGTTGTCGATCTGGCGACCGCGTCGAAGACCGACGCCTGGCCGCTGCAAGGGAGCACTTATTCGAGCCTGAGCCTGCTGGCGATCCGCACCAATGGCAAGGACATCGTTCTTGTCGGTGACGGCGGCGCCTACGCGGATGGCCGGAGGATTGCCACGCTGTCGCCGAGCGGTTTTGGCAACGTGGTGTACGCAGCATCGTCCGACGGCCGAAGGCTCTTCTCCCACGACCGAGGCCTCAGCCCCTCCGGCGTGCAGGCGCTCGACCTCGACTATTCGGCCATGGGGGGCGGGACCCTGATGGCAAAAGCCACCGCAGGGGCCAGCTTCATCAACGGCAGCAGCAACGGACGGGGCATTGCGGTGAACGCCGACGCGACGGCGCTCTATATCGCGTCGGGTGCGCCGTATCTTTGCTCCTCCGTGAATCCCGTCAACTTGGCCTTCATTGCGAGCCTTCCGGGCGGAGATGCCTACCCCAACAATGTCAAGGTCACGCGGGACGGCCGTGCGATCTGCGGCATCAGCGGCTTGTACTCGAGCGCCGACGTCTGGGTCCACGCGCCCGATGGAAGCCTGTTGAAGTCCTTCAAGTTCGCAGGCTACGCGAGAAACCTCCTCGAGCGCCAGCTCGTGGTGACGCCCGATGGAATGACTGCCGTCGGTCTGACGAGCGACCCTCGGATGGCGTTCATTCCGCTCGGTGCCCCGTGA
- a CDS encoding response regulator transcription factor, with product MKRMSTPQLLMIEDDARLAQMVGEYLTQSGFLFTHAGDGASGLEQLQQHAPDLVILDLMLPDTDGLEICRRIRSLPAPASKVSVLMLTAKGDPMDRIIGLEIGADDYLPKPFEPRELLARIRAVLRRRSENSADTEASTVMRFGTLEIDRNARTVSVGGALADLTSYQFDLLVAMAERAGRVLTRDQIMEAVRGRELEAFDRSIDVHMGRIRAAIEVDAKNPKRILTVRGVGYVFAKQQD from the coding sequence ATGAAGCGCATGAGCACCCCCCAACTCCTGATGATCGAAGACGACGCCCGCCTGGCGCAGATGGTGGGCGAATACCTGACGCAGTCGGGTTTTCTCTTCACGCATGCCGGCGATGGCGCCAGCGGCCTCGAGCAGCTGCAGCAGCATGCACCCGACCTGGTGATCCTCGACCTGATGCTGCCCGACACCGACGGCCTTGAAATCTGCCGCCGCATCCGCTCGCTGCCCGCGCCGGCCTCGAAGGTGTCGGTGCTCATGCTCACCGCCAAGGGTGACCCGATGGACCGCATCATCGGCCTGGAGATCGGCGCCGACGACTACCTGCCCAAGCCTTTCGAGCCGCGCGAGCTGCTGGCGCGCATCCGCGCGGTGCTGCGCCGGCGCAGCGAGAACAGTGCCGACACCGAGGCCAGCACCGTGATGCGCTTCGGCACGCTCGAGATCGACCGCAACGCGCGCACCGTGTCGGTGGGCGGCGCGCTGGCCGACCTCACTTCCTACCAGTTCGACCTGCTGGTGGCCATGGCCGAGCGCGCGGGCCGCGTGCTCACGCGCGACCAGATCATGGAAGCCGTGCGCGGCCGCGAGCTCGAGGCCTTCGACCGCTCAATCGACGTGCACATGGGCCGCATTCGCGCCGCCATCGAGGTCGACGCCAAAAACCCGAAGCGCATCCTGACCGTGCGCGGCGTAGGTTACGTCTTCGCCAAGCAGCAAGACTGA
- a CDS encoding beta-ketoacyl synthase chain length factor, translating to MKHAPTPPTLYIEGPAFWTPTLPGWDAARAAFRGEGTLTDPPAKRPSPQVLAPAERRRAPDTVALALEVAAASMAGSGRNAADVPCVFVSAHGDLSINDYMCSTLATDPTVLSPTRFHNSVHNAAVGYWTIGTGCMAASNSVSAYENSFAAGLLEAAVQCAADHSPVLLVGYDTPTVGALTSVTDSQGLLAVALVIAPERTERTVASFDWSTESGNGSVPAPLSDAAKTLAHINPMAHALGLFESLARLADGDLPAPLDLPLSSTLALRLQLRQVRD from the coding sequence ATGAAGCACGCTCCCACGCCCCCGACCCTCTATATCGAAGGCCCGGCCTTCTGGACGCCCACCCTGCCCGGCTGGGACGCCGCCCGCGCGGCTTTCCGCGGCGAAGGCACGCTGACCGATCCGCCCGCCAAGCGGCCGTCACCGCAGGTGCTGGCACCGGCCGAGCGCCGCCGCGCACCCGACACGGTGGCCCTCGCGCTCGAGGTGGCCGCCGCATCGATGGCGGGCTCGGGCCGCAATGCGGCCGACGTGCCCTGCGTGTTCGTCTCGGCGCACGGCGATCTTTCGATCAACGACTACATGTGCAGCACGCTCGCGACCGACCCGACGGTGCTGTCGCCCACGCGCTTTCACAACTCGGTGCACAACGCGGCTGTGGGCTACTGGACCATCGGCACCGGCTGCATGGCCGCCAGCAACTCGGTTTCGGCCTACGAGAACAGCTTTGCCGCCGGCTTGCTCGAAGCCGCGGTGCAGTGCGCGGCCGATCACTCGCCGGTGCTGCTGGTGGGCTACGACACCCCCACCGTGGGCGCGCTGACCTCGGTGACCGACAGCCAGGGCCTCCTGGCCGTGGCGCTGGTGATAGCGCCCGAGCGCACCGAGCGCACCGTGGCGTCCTTCGACTGGTCGACGGAGAGCGGCAACGGCAGCGTGCCGGCGCCGCTGTCCGACGCCGCGAAGACGCTGGCGCACATCAACCCGATGGCGCATGCGCTCGGCCTGTTCGAGTCGCTGGCGCGCTTGGCGGACGGCGACCTGCCCGCGCCCCTGGACCTGCCGCTTTCTTCCACCCTGGCGCTGCGGCTGCAACTGCGGCAGGTCCGGGACTGA
- a CDS encoding M48 family metallopeptidase, with amino-acid sequence MCTRCELLLPSAASPSRSPAWQPRRAFLLAATGAALAGPALAQVNVGNASVARNLVPADRIEAAGVQQYGQLLQQARAKGALAGDGNAQLQRLRTIANRLIPFATPWNTRAREWKWEVNLIGSKQINAFCMPGGKIAFFTGILEQLKLSDDEVAMVMGHEMAHALREHARARLAKSAGTGAALSIGAQLLGLGQMGDLAARAGTQLLTLKFSRGDETEADLVGLELAARAGYDPQASVSLWKKMATASKNQGGLSFLSTHPSGPDRIQKLEANLPKVEKLYREARRGS; translated from the coding sequence ATGTGCACACGATGCGAGCTCCTTCTTCCTTCCGCCGCTTCGCCGTCCCGCTCCCCGGCCTGGCAGCCGCGGCGAGCCTTCCTGCTTGCGGCGACCGGAGCGGCGCTGGCCGGCCCGGCGCTGGCGCAGGTCAACGTGGGCAACGCATCCGTGGCGCGCAACCTGGTGCCGGCCGACCGGATCGAGGCGGCCGGCGTTCAGCAGTACGGACAACTGCTCCAGCAGGCGCGCGCCAAGGGTGCGCTCGCGGGCGACGGCAACGCCCAGCTGCAGCGGCTGCGCACCATCGCCAACCGCCTGATTCCCTTCGCCACGCCCTGGAACACCCGGGCGCGCGAGTGGAAGTGGGAGGTCAACCTGATCGGCAGCAAGCAGATCAATGCCTTCTGCATGCCGGGCGGCAAGATCGCTTTTTTCACCGGCATCCTCGAGCAGCTCAAGCTCAGCGACGACGAAGTCGCGATGGTGATGGGGCACGAGATGGCCCATGCGCTGCGCGAGCATGCGCGCGCTCGTTTGGCCAAGAGCGCGGGCACGGGGGCCGCGCTCTCCATTGGCGCGCAGCTCCTGGGCCTGGGCCAGATGGGCGATCTGGCAGCCCGCGCCGGCACGCAGCTGCTCACCCTCAAATTCAGCCGTGGCGATGAAACGGAGGCCGATCTCGTCGGCCTGGAACTCGCGGCGCGGGCGGGCTACGACCCGCAAGCCTCGGTGTCGCTCTGGAAGAAGATGGCCACGGCGTCGAAGAACCAGGGCGGGCTGAGTTTTCTTTCCACCCACCCGAGCGGGCCGGACCGCATCCAGAAGCTCGAAGCCAACCTGCCGAAGGTGGAGAAGCTTTACCGGGAAGCCCGGCGCGGCAGCTGA
- a CDS encoding NAD(P)/FAD-dependent oxidoreductase, whose protein sequence is MTGTAQRCDAVIMGGGLAGLTLALQLKQRFQDIDVLVLERRKHPVPHAAHKVGESSVEIGAHYFDTVLGLQPHMDGAQLRKFGFRFFFSEGRRDIDQVTEIGASRYLAVPSYQIDRGIFENYLAQEAVRRGVRFEDAALVRRVELAEDAGAPHRLEWSRDDETHSAEARWIIDACGRAGLLKRKLGLAEANAHDVNAVWFRIGERIAIDDWSDNADWQARCDPRARWLSTNHLVGAGYWAWLIPLASGSHSVGIVADPKLHPLDTFDTFEKAMQWFATYQPRLYEALDGKRHLLQDFAFLRHFSHGCKQVFSGRRWALTGEAGLFLDPFYSPGSDFIAMSNTYITDLVAHDRAGRSLEARAQLYDQIYHSFYESTLALYQDQYPLFGDPEVLPVKVIWDYAYYWGVLSQIFFQQRLTDLMLLGSLKEELQHCQRLNLAVQQLLRAWSAVSARRNAAVLLDQAAMPWFAELNRSLKDPRLDDAAFKARIRASTAQLRQLASEILARAQADHADLSGCTLPSILEESMTPPAASVPGGAMLFAAIPDDSRNPRLPNFTERSSPVASRGRP, encoded by the coding sequence ATGACCGGCACTGCGCAACGATGTGACGCAGTGATCATGGGCGGCGGGCTCGCGGGCCTCACGCTGGCGCTGCAGCTCAAGCAGCGCTTTCAAGACATCGACGTGCTGGTGCTGGAACGGCGCAAGCACCCGGTGCCGCACGCGGCCCACAAGGTGGGCGAGTCGTCGGTCGAGATCGGCGCGCACTACTTCGACACGGTGCTCGGCCTCCAGCCGCACATGGACGGCGCGCAGCTGCGCAAGTTCGGTTTCCGCTTTTTCTTCAGCGAGGGCCGACGCGATATCGACCAGGTCACCGAGATCGGCGCCAGCCGCTACCTCGCGGTGCCCAGCTACCAGATCGACCGGGGCATCTTCGAGAACTATCTTGCCCAGGAAGCCGTTCGGCGCGGAGTGCGCTTCGAGGACGCCGCGCTGGTGCGGCGCGTCGAACTGGCCGAAGACGCCGGCGCGCCGCATCGCCTCGAATGGTCGCGCGACGATGAGACGCACAGCGCCGAAGCGCGCTGGATCATCGATGCCTGCGGCCGCGCCGGCCTGCTCAAGCGCAAGCTCGGCCTCGCCGAGGCCAATGCGCACGACGTCAACGCCGTGTGGTTCCGCATCGGCGAGCGCATCGCCATCGACGACTGGAGCGACAACGCCGACTGGCAGGCGCGCTGCGATCCCCGCGCGCGCTGGCTTTCGACCAACCACCTGGTGGGCGCGGGCTACTGGGCCTGGCTGATTCCGCTGGCTTCGGGTTCGCACTCGGTGGGCATCGTGGCCGACCCGAAGCTGCATCCGCTCGACACCTTCGACACTTTCGAAAAGGCGATGCAGTGGTTCGCCACCTACCAGCCGCGGTTGTACGAAGCGCTCGACGGCAAGCGGCATCTGCTGCAGGACTTCGCGTTCCTCAGGCACTTCTCGCACGGCTGCAAGCAGGTGTTTTCGGGCCGGCGCTGGGCGCTGACGGGCGAGGCCGGGCTGTTCCTCGACCCGTTCTATTCGCCGGGCAGCGACTTCATCGCGATGAGCAACACCTACATCACCGACCTGGTGGCGCACGACCGCGCGGGCCGCTCGCTCGAAGCCCGCGCGCAGCTCTACGACCAGATCTATCACTCGTTCTACGAGAGCACGCTGGCGCTCTACCAGGACCAGTACCCGCTCTTCGGCGACCCCGAGGTGCTGCCGGTGAAGGTGATCTGGGACTACGCCTACTACTGGGGCGTGCTGTCGCAGATCTTCTTCCAGCAGCGGCTCACCGATTTGATGCTGCTCGGCAGCCTGAAGGAAGAGCTGCAGCATTGCCAGCGCCTGAACCTCGCGGTGCAGCAGCTGCTGCGCGCCTGGTCCGCCGTAAGCGCCAGGCGCAACGCCGCGGTCCTGCTCGACCAGGCCGCGATGCCGTGGTTCGCCGAACTCAACCGCAGCCTCAAAGACCCGCGGCTGGACGATGCCGCGTTCAAGGCGCGCATCCGGGCCTCGACAGCCCAGCTGCGGCAGCTCGCCAGTGAGATCCTCGCTCGGGCGCAGGCGGACCATGCAGACCTGAGCGGCTGCACCCTTCCCTCCATTCTTGAGGAAAGCATGACGCCACCCGCCGCCAGCGTGCCAGGCGGCGCTATGCTTTTCGCAGCAATTCCGGATGACAGCCGGAACCCGCGTTTACCCAACTTTACGGAGCGTTCAAGCCCCGTTGCCTCCCGTGGACGACCATGA